The region tactcactaaggttacacgaagtaatacatactccgaggcacgataatctagcgcgaaagaacaagtttttgaaaaagaaattttcttcctcctcctagatagctctcggccacacatggtaattgtgtgtgtcgatttttcttcgatcaaacttggttcctaggtaatcattagtcgtaactaagggtattctaaactcggaaaaattatcggataaaaaactgtcgcaggggtattttggtcattatttttagctcagaaattcaaaactgaaatttcgaaaagtaaattggatggggacgtcaccaacgacgtttatgacgactaatcctgctagcactaagctaaggcgatagttttcagtccaaaggacgaagctttgccccaaaatgggtattttaagcagaattgaaactcgacggtagtttttcgagaatcggcgcagtattatttgctaaacatactcaggagaacgtagggaagatgtttagataaaaaatgaagtattcaggatagttttgcaaaaacctcaaaactatgagcacagcaagacatagtgaaaagctacggaaaagacgatcagaggtaaggattaacgactatacctcggtaccttgaagtagcaactgtttaatcaacgatcaagcaagaaatgaagaaaatctcttcttcctcctccttcaataaagctcgcggcctttggagagaaaatgtgtgagttttgtgatttttctcatctttcttgctatatatagaggatggaaaaacgggggaaaaagaaagtttcgcgattccgatttttctagctccattctccgtgaattctaagttatgttttggcgaaagaattccaaaactaaaaagaggttttCTAGTATTTTAGGTgcctaatgcaaagtcggtgtaaaactattttacccgataagttactttttgcatcgaatgtcggaagagaaaacttccttctgaagaaagattgaaaacatcaagagaaatgggtgtacgcgtgtggaatcttcattcgaagctccgaatagaaaaagtcctcatcgtcggttgattttagggttttgaactatcagtgattcggtttcggcaaacttccgagtattggaatttgacgttcgtacattccagggtttcgtatcgaaacgcttgttatggaaaggaataagagaaagtcttatattcctcttgaagatttttggaatttattcctatagtgttccaagggtggaagatttttggaattttattcctatagtgttccaagggtggaagatttttggaatgaGTTTCCATCGCgactttaagtgtaaactagctatttactagggttttcGCCCTAGGtctaagcgtatatcgatcgtgctataacttttatcgattatgatgcaatccttagacttttcctgaactttccccttcataaatttatttcatttggtaaactcttgttcaggtttcccttcacgatacatcaaccctaatcatgaatataattttattcacttgacaAAATCTTAAAAGCTTGGGTCTTACAGATTATATTCGGGTATGTATGTAATCAACATTGGATTTATTGTTCactttatttataaatatttttagtgAATTAACTTAGTACTTATATTATTTCAGGTTCATGATAAAGCTGCTCAGTTTCAAAGGAGAGGTCTTGACCATTATAAATTGCTGGGAATTATATTTAACAAAAATACCGCAACGGGAGTTCTTCACCATTCATCTACCCAAGACCCACCAATACAGATGACGAAATTGAGCTTGAAAATCAATATCGCAATAATGGGGTTCATGTTAACCTTGATAATGATAGTTCTAATGATGATGTTCAAGAATTGGAGCGCGTGACTCGTAGTGGAAAGCGCCCAATTCAAGAGAAAGAGGGCAAATCTAAGAAAAGTACTAGAACATGTCAAATGGGAGATGCACTAGCAGCATGGGCTGATGCATCCAAGGCAAGGGCTGATAGGTATAGGGGTCATAGTATGGAGGCCACTTCTTCCATTGTAACGCCAGATTTTTCAATTACTAAGTGTGTGACTGCACTTGAAGGAATTGAAGGCATCTCAGTGGATACCTACATGAAAGCTTGTGAAAAGTTCAAGGAGGCTGAATATAGAGAGATGTTTCTTGCTATGTCCGCTGAAATGAGACAAGCAAGGCTTTATAGGCTTTAAGGGTGGAACTTTGATTGCTTGTCTTGTGTTTGTTAGGAGATATACTCCTTAAGTACTTTATTTAATGTCTTTGTATTGAATTTGAATGCGCTggatattttcttatttttatgttATTGAGTGTGTTGGATGTTTTACTATAGATGTAATGTGATAgattttttattatgattattgaATGTGCTAGATgttttattatgatttggttATTGAGATTTTGTTATATAAATTAAATGGCAGGTTATTTCCATTATGGATATTGATGGAGATTCTTCAGGTTCAAGTGATGATGAAATGGCAGAGATGCTAATGATTAATATGGTTTATGATTATTACCAGGATTATTTGAATAAAACAGCGGTGCATGATTCTAAATTGTCTGGTCGTGAGTTTGTTAATGAAACATTGAATGGATCAGGAACGGTTTGCTTTGATTTATTTCGAATGAGGAAGCCATGCTTTGTTAGATTCTGTAATGAATTGAAGGAGAAAAACTACTTAAGTGACTCAAGGGATGTGTTTGTTGAAGAAAAAGTTGCAATGTTCTTGTTCATTATTGGTCATAGTGTTCGGCACAGGGTTGTTGCAAATCGCTTTCAGCATTCCACAGAAACAGTTTCACGTTATTTTAAGGAAGTTTTAAGAGCAGTATGCCGATTAGGGAAAGAGCTTATAAGACCAGATTCCACAGAATTGCCTGATAGCATTAAAAGTAACCACAAGTACTATCCGTGGTTCAAGGTATGTATGCAATATTGTTTAGTATTTAATTACTtcatattttattcatttattttattttgttttcaaggTACTCATTGAGTTTTCTGGTTATAGAATTGCATAGGGGCAATTGATGGTATACATATAAGTGCATGGGTTCCTGCTGACAAACAAATGTCATGTAGAGGTAGAAAGACAACAATTACACAAAATGTTATGTTTGTTTGTGATTTCAATATGATGTTTACATATGTATATTCGGGATGGGAAGGAAGTGCACATGATGCTAAGGTATTTTTGGATGCACTTACCAATCCTAATGCAGAATTTCCTTGGCCACCTAGAGGTGggtagtaaatttaaatttaaattattttatttagatGGAATAAACATTTAAAACTAATATATTTTATGCAACGCAGGGCATTTCTATCTTGTTGATTCAGGCTATTCATGTACCGGAGGTTTTCTTCCACCTTTCAGGGGTGAAAGGTATCATGCACAAGAATATAGAGGCCAAGGTAGACAACCTAAGAACCGTGAAGAGTTATTCAACTATAGGCACTCATCACTACGAATGACAATTGAGCGTTGCTTTGGAGTTTTGAAAAACaggtttcatattctaaagttgATGACTTCATATAAACCTTGCAGGCAACGACTTATAGTAACAACATGTGCTATTCATAATTACATACGCAAGTGGAATTTGAATGATGAACTATTTAGGATGTGGGAAGAACTGGATCCCGCGGAATTTGATAGCATGAATGAAGGTCCTAGCACTGCAGGAACAACCTCACATGATGACAATTTAGCAAGACTATCTGATGAAGGTGCAGCTGAAATGGCAATGCAAAGGGATCAAATTGCAGATTCGATGTGGGCACATCATGACATTGATAATTGACTCATTTTAACTTTGTTTGATATTAGACTGCACTAGTTTTAAATATTATCACTTTGACTTTGTTATCCAGTTGTAATATGATAATATGACATTTTTCCTAGTTATTAGATTTTAATTGACTTTAACGTATGTAAGTGTTTTTTTAGTTTAACTTATCTAAAAAATGCATTAATATTCTCATGTTCATAAAATAAGACAAGTTCTTGTTCCATTTAAATATGAAGTTCATTTAAATCtcataaaagaaaacaacacaatcaaacaagtttttaattttttagttttcaaaacaggttttcaaaatgatttttccaaacaagttttctgttttttcattttaaaaacagttttcaaaactaaaattatcaaacaagttttttctCCAATCTCTCCCCAAAAACAGTTTCCGAAAATTGATTCATAAAACAGTTTTGAGAACCCTTTTTGAAAAGAGTTAACAAATAGGCCCCAAGTGTTTGAAAAAAGGTCTCAATGATGTTGTGAATTATAAAAGTATGTGCAGAATGAAATGTTTGAATTCTGGTTGGTTGAGGTTAAttctaaaaattaaataaataatagatTGTTGGAATTAACTCCTTGCTcataaaatttgtgcaaatgaACATGTGAATGACTATACAAAATGCTTTGGATTGAAAGTTGTCATTTGTATAATTCAGAACTTGTTTTTCTTATTTTGGAATATAAACTCACATGGATACTGAAGGTCTATTTAGGATGAGATCTTCATTTTCAAAGAATCCAAATGTgaatttgaagaagatgaagcaagAGCACTCTCAACCATATGCATATGGGCATGAAATGAAactgaatctaaatatgaatttgaatttgaatctaAATCTGATCTGAGCTGAATCTGAATCGTTTGAGGATCAAAACCCTCAACCCTCACTTCCTATGAAGTTGAAAAGGAGTAGATCCAAATCTCTTATCCACTATGAACGATTTGTAAATGCACAAGGTATGTCATTCTCTAAAGATAGACATGTGAACCTCAGAGATGGAGAATATGAAGAGGAATTCAAGCCTGAGTTGATCAGGAGAAGGTGGTAGAAATTGGCCTCACTACCTCGTGAGTTTAATCTAGATAATGTCAGGGAATTTTATGCACATGCTTACACTCCGAAGACATCAAAATTCACCAGGGAGTCTATGGTTGACAAAAAGAATGTATTGTTTGATAGAGACACTATTAACAATTATCTGGGCAAGCCTCATGAGTTGATAGGAGGTCAGCTGTGTGACTATCAAAAGAGTAAGAAGACTCCTGTAAATGGCGCTGGTAGGTTCTCAAATGGAGAGGTTTTCATGGATTTATGTGTTTCGGGTATGTTGCGCAATCTGATGACCACCTGCACCCAAATTTGGACAATCtttgtactccctccggtcctatttataagcaacaaaaaaaaaattcacatagtttaagaaatgtagttaaactagataaaatgcattaaatttgtcttaaatcaaaataaacttccaaaattaccctttgttattagtgttggaaagtgggaaagagagaataattaatgagacacattttacaagttagaattaataagggcatcattggaaaaaattaattaatatagctcaaactttcatttggttcttataaaaaggaccaaggtttttcttctctttcatgcttataaataggaccggagggagtattacacAACATCAAACCATCTTCTCATGTTTCTGACATTTCCCTAGGTGAAGCATATATAGTTTGGAGCATCAACTAGAAGATTTCTTTAGATGTGGCTCAAACAATATCTAATGAGATCCTTGCAGCTGCGAAGTTCCCAAGATCCAATAGCTCATTGCCTTTTCCATCTCTCATTAATGAGTTATGTAAGGAGCAATGGGTAGATATTCTATCAGATTGAAAGGATCAATTAAAACCACCAACCACTACAAGGTACATTGCTAGACATTGTACAAATGAAGAGCAAGAGGTGGTTGTCTAAACACCACGTGGAAGCAAGTCTAGAAGGAGAGCATCATCAAAACCTACACAGCCTGTTATGGAAAGTGTACAGATTCAACTGCAAGAAATGAAATCACTTATGGAACATATGCATAGACAATAGGAAGAGATTTTTACTAGGCAAGAGTATATGTATAATAAAGTATAAGAGTTGCAAGTCAAGCAAGATAATATGGCTTTGATAGTGAATCAGTTGCGTGCCACATTGGATCAAGTGTCTTCTAGCCAGATTCAATTCCATACTAGAGTGAATCAAGTGGCTGTTGTGCAGGATCAGTTATATGCTAGACTGAATGCAATACAGTCCATGCAGGATCACCATCTCAGACAACAGAAAGCTGGATACAAAGCTACTGAATGGCCTGAGGACAGTCCACTTCCAGGGGAGGGAGTGGGACATGGTGCAGATAATGCAGCTGATGAAGAGCAGGGAGATGTAGAGCAGGGATGATGACGAAGCTGTAACATGCCACacaattttcattttataattCTGCCATTTTATTTCAACTTTagtactttattttagtttgaTGTTGGTTTTACTAGTTGTTTTTAGACTATGTTACTTTTTGGTTTGATGATATTTGGTTTAGTTCTTTTGTATGTTGATActtgatttttgagttttgttttttcttgtGTTTGTCCAACGAGGAAAGTTGCTAGTACTGGTTTAGTTTATAAATGAGCATGGGATCTGAAAAATCTTTCAAGTTGAGCATGATTTTGTGTTTTAAATCCATGACCATTGTGTTTTGCACTCACTTGGTGCCATTATATGATATTAATTCATCATCCACATGAGGTCATAGGCTCAATTTGTTTAAAAATGCTTGAAATCAGGGATACATACCTAAGCCGGGAAAGGGAGTGTGACTAAACACTTGTGTgatgagaggaagagagaatcATCATTGCTTTACAAAGCTGAACTTGCTTGAGTCTCTAGTTGTTTGGAATTGCATGAGAGAATTGTCATTTTTGGGCACTTATCTAGGTTAGAAATGTGAAATAGCTATCAAATTTACTCTCAATTGTGAAGATATAGTTTACTATACGTTCTTGTAGAATTTAAGTGttaattatcaaattttgaTGTAGGAACAACTTGAGAATGAATATTTTCTTGAAAGAGGCTTGAATCATAAGAAAGCATCAAAGAATAGTGCTTGGAAAGCTTAAAGTTTGCTCAAGCGATTTTAAAATAGAAGATTTTGATTTCTTGGCTTAGAGGTTCACTCAAGCGGACCTTAAacatggaggaaaatgaaattttGACGTGTTGGTCCCTTGAGCGAACATTTGGTCGCTTGAGCGGTTGAAAGGTGGTTCAAATTACTTCAgcgtgaagaaaaagtttgtttGAGCGAACAGAACTGGTATAAAAGAAACAAATCTCAGTTTTTCACAGCAGTCTGTGAAAAATTAGGTTATAGAGGAAAAGACTCTTAGAACTGAGGAGAAGAAGATAGTTTTGGACCTCTCTGACTATCAATCGAGGTGGGAACGCTCGGCGGACGTCACGGATCGTCATCATCTTCTTGTTTGGATTTCTAAAGCCTTTGTGTTGGGATTGGATGTAGTCTTTTAACTTGAATGTATTCACTTTGATTTCCATCTATAAATTCATGTTTCTATGTGATGATTTCAATGATCTATCTTGCTTTTAATGCTAGTTTTAGAGTGATCAACTAGAACTTGATGTTAGACTTGAGAAATTGGTGGAAACTACTTTATTGAATTTGAAATAGATAAGATCATCTATTGAATCTAAGGCCTAGGAATAGGGTTAGTTCAATAGTCAAATATCACCTAAGTTGTTACTTGCTTTCTAATTATTCGAGGAATTGATGATTAGCTGATAAGTTGATGATCTCTTTCATGAGGGAACTATGAAAAAGATAAGATGTGGTGTGATGAAATCTAATGTAGGACATGATTTGTATATGGAATCATAAGAATACTGAAGAGTTAATTGACGAACTCCAATTCCAACTGTTTTCTCCTCTTGTTTACAAATCGTTTATTTAtgctttcttttaattttgcaACGTAGCATAAAACAGTCAACCAAACATTTCTTGACTCATTGCTTAAGTGATTTAGCTAGAGAACAGTATTGTATTTccaattccctgaggacgataaaaaccctttgttgtactacaattgaatcttgaaggaTTTCAGAGTAGAATAGTGAAAATATCTTTTAACAAACCTCTATGGAACCTGGATTGAAACTTACAGTAGAAGAGGTTCCTTTCTCATAACCCACAAAAATATAGAAGATTGGTGGTTAAGCTGAATCACTTGATATTCATCAGGCCATCTTTTACTTTTCTAATGAGGGTGTGAGGGTAAGTTGATTTATATGCTTCCCAACAGACACGCATTGGGGAAGCACTATTTGCATTGTTAAGTATTTGAAGAAAGCTTCGAAAATTGGTATATTGTAGAAATCACTTTATATTTA is a window of Lotus japonicus ecotype B-129 chromosome 5, LjGifu_v1.2 DNA encoding:
- the LOC130719617 gene encoding uncharacterized protein LOC130719617, which gives rise to MDIDGDSSGSSDDEMAEMLMINMVYDYYQDYLNKTAVHDSKLSGREFVNETLNGSGTVCFDLFRMRKPCFVRFCNELKEKNYLSDSRDVFVEEKVAMFLFIIGHSVRHRVVANRFQHSTETVSRYFKEVLRAVCRLGKELIRPDSTELPDSIKSNHKYYPWFKNCIGAIDGIHISAWVPADKQMSCRGRKTTITQNVMFVCDFNMMFTYVYSGWEGSAHDAKVFLDALTNPNAEFPWPPRGHFYLVDSGYSCTGGFLPPFRGERQRLIVTTCAIHNYIRKWNLNDELFRMWEELDPAEFDSMNEGPSTAGTTSHDDNLARLSDEGAAEMAMQRDQIADSMWAHHDIDN
- the LOC130719616 gene encoding uncharacterized protein LOC130719616; protein product: MASNADSVESKLWPKLVVKEFIDVMVDEVTNGNMTNGVFHTRTWTSMTAKLNFKTKLSYKKEQLKAKMHRLRALYRELPALLNHTGFGWNPETNTVTANYIRVHDKAAQFQRRDDEIELENQYRNNGVHVNLDNDSSNDDVQELERVTRSGKRPIQEKEGKSKKSTRTCQMGDALAAWADASKARADRYRGHSMEATSSIVTPDFSITKCVTALEGIEGISVDTYMKACEKFKEAEYREMFLAMSAEMRQARLYRL